The following coding sequences lie in one Nitrospira sp. genomic window:
- a CDS encoding sulfite exporter TauE/SafE family protein: MVDALAGMDWGLFAIALVVGLVASIFGGIAGYGTGLILPIFLAPIVGITGVMPTLSLVMIMANLSRIAAFRRELQPRQALMVMVGAVPAAAIGASIYAMLSERAIAVVLAITLIVTIPLRRALERLKFRLTDPGLVVGGGAFGLFAGATVGTGPILVAILLAAGVAPASIVATDALVSIFVGLMRIGTFALNDLYTPLLVLTGIAVGLSAVPGGFVARWIVARIPVKVHATVIESVIVVGAILLLYKSIVG; this comes from the coding sequence GTGGTTGATGCACTGGCAGGGATGGACTGGGGCTTGTTCGCGATCGCGCTCGTGGTCGGCCTCGTCGCCTCGATCTTCGGCGGCATCGCGGGCTACGGCACCGGGCTGATCCTGCCGATCTTCCTCGCGCCGATTGTCGGGATTACGGGGGTCATGCCGACGCTCTCGTTAGTAATGATCATGGCCAATCTGTCACGAATCGCAGCTTTCCGGCGCGAGCTGCAACCGCGGCAAGCGTTGATGGTGATGGTCGGCGCGGTCCCTGCGGCGGCGATCGGTGCGTCGATCTACGCGATGCTGTCGGAGCGCGCGATTGCTGTCGTGCTCGCGATCACCCTTATCGTGACGATTCCGCTCCGGCGCGCTCTCGAGCGGCTCAAGTTCCGACTTACCGATCCGGGGCTCGTTGTGGGTGGTGGCGCATTCGGACTATTCGCCGGCGCCACGGTCGGCACCGGCCCGATCCTGGTCGCGATCCTGTTGGCTGCCGGCGTCGCGCCGGCCTCAATCGTCGCCACCGATGCACTAGTCTCGATTTTCGTCGGACTGATGCGAATCGGCACCTTCGCGCTGAACGATCTGTACACCCCGCTCTTGGTGCTAACCGGCATCGCGGTCGGCCTTTCGGCAGTTCCGGGCGGTTTTGTGGCACGCTGGATCGTCGCGCGGATTCCGGTTAAGGTGCACGCTACTGTGATTGAAAGCGTCATCGTCGTCGGTGCGATCCTGCTCTTGTATAAATCGATCGTCGGATGA